Genomic window (Gimesia sp.):
ATGCTTGAAGGATTGCCTGCAACAGGACACCGATAGAGACCCATGGAACTGACCCCGACCGAACTGAAACGCCTCGACGACCAGACGCTGCTCATCACCTGGAGCGACGGACAACGGAAACGCTATGCGGTCTCTGACCTGCGTAAAGCCTGCCCCTGTGTGATGTGTCGCAATGAACGGAAGGCGGCCGAACACGCACCACAGCAGCTGACGATTCTGGCTCCGACCGAACTGGCACCGCTCAAAATCGACCGCATGGCACTGGCCGGCAACTACGCCTACCGCATCACCTTCAGCGATGGCCACAACACGGGCCTGTTTACCTTCGAGCACCTGCGTGAACTGGGTGAAGTTGAGGAATAGCTGAGTCCGGATTGACCGTGCTCCTTTCAGCAGGTAAGATGTACACGATCACAGTTGTCTTACAGGTTTGTCTGTATGTTCTATCGACGCTCCCTTTCACTGCGTGTGTGTCTGGTTGCCAGCCTGTGTTCCCTGCTGGTCGGCGGTGGTGTCGTGTTCGTGTTGACGCGTCCCTGGCACTATGCGCCTGAGATTCGTACCATCAACGTGCTTTCTACCTCGGACAGCGATCTACTGCAGGTGGAACTGCTCGCGCATCCCCCGTGGTCACAGCAACTGATCTACGATTATGCGGTCAACCGCGAAGCCGGCACGATCGATCTCTATACCACGTATGTGATCTGGGCGCCGCTGTCCAACCTTCCCGACTCTGATGCAGCGACGGTCCCGGATTTCACGATCCTGATCCCGGCGGAAAAACTTCGCCCCGGCACTTACCAGGTCCGGCGGTATTGGAAAGGGCAATGGACCAGCATCGGTACCCTGCAACAGGATGACCGGGAACGCCTGCGATGGGAACAGCGGGTGATGCCGGGAGATGAACCGTGAGCTTGTCCTGGACCATGACTATTGATCAGAATGGGCACACAGAATCCGTACTTAATTTAAATTACAGAGATCAATCGAACGGAAGAGACTATGGCCGGACTGGCAGACCGCTTACCGATGCTCGTTGAACTGCTTAGTGAGGATCGGGACATCGTACGGGCAAACGCAGCCGATCAGAAAAAGGACTGGAATGGCATTTGCAGCAGCACGTTGGCCAGCGACTTGCGTTTCTTTGCGATCGCCGATTATTTTCTGAAGCACGACATCGCTTCATTTCAGTCTCAACTTTCAGAAGCGGTCAAAATCAGGATTGAGATG
Coding sequences:
- a CDS encoding DUF971 domain-containing protein: MELTPTELKRLDDQTLLITWSDGQRKRYAVSDLRKACPCVMCRNERKAAEHAPQQLTILAPTELAPLKIDRMALAGNYAYRITFSDGHNTGLFTFEHLRELGEVEE